One Echeneis naucrates chromosome 16, fEcheNa1.1, whole genome shotgun sequence DNA window includes the following coding sequences:
- the LOC115056820 gene encoding probable E3 ubiquitin-protein ligase HERC3, with the protein MFSWGENCQQGFWTRDRPGPEPGPGDGVHFVNVSDQIRGLSAGHSVLVFVQTNGKVFIIRTNEAKDGRRVRGKQKFVKCEEKIQAVSCGDDVVTLLSDRGKVLCVDTTRSPFSPRSLEIFCKFPVSQVACGSQHSVALTRDGQVYTWGQDSRGQLGLGRERPSANSPQHVKSLSAAPLVQIAAGGEQSFALSVSGAVFGWGRNDRGQLGLGDATDRNTPTPVDCLNKKKTIHISCGKDHTAIFTKDGAVFTFGSGQHGQLGHNSFRDELRPRLVAELLGAKVTKISCGRHHTLVLTDSMKIYSFGCSEQGQLGRGDKEHPSVPLPVQLPQDSSDGPKIRNIFAGGNCSFATCASDKDVDEKSNTDSCNGVTQHRLDDMIDRWTSECESETWKKIKQEIYRSFSSASCWNKSFLEQRKEKHFQTSSKYPGLNLLHAKRAFKKLVQKDCVLAEVEAAVVQLLQSFNKTPMGVEGLRLILLLNELLYVIQKHKRPQSTKLTEAFAAAVLSLSADRLQVIGDWWSSLSTSTMRNYVNVWKQALTVILSLTPVPRNSGVRNLLVVLQYMYNANSRTPESKRIPESDFFLSIGNEFLMDEVKLWNFQLEGKRAPAEPLILCSFPIVMDLQTKKRVFDLHTMYSQLKTISFPLEDFFSHWACNPEEALQRVSCELHLKRVTILDDTFQKLADVDPSDWKRPLAVYFDENGTYDAVHLKDLFHEVFHEMMSVECKMFMFNHSKTLAWFSSRLAQEDQRYFLCGVLCGLAFYNHCIIHLPFPMALFKKLLGMNPSLEDMMEFSPQVGKTLQSILEDYTDAEINELDMDHLIVWDETEVDLDPQQPEKPVTGQNKKEFVDAYVNYAFNTSVENVFSEFKRGFFQLWDPNLLKLFQPKELKEVLVGKDFYDWERLKKNTKYDRGYHVDHPNIRMFWEVFDELTEDQKKTFLWFLTGFEKVPILHLETIAMTIRVKQRKDEDEEDEDHFYPETHTCFSYLDLPLYSTRDIMKTKLAEVLRKRGINK; encoded by the exons ATGTTCTCCTGGGGGGAGAACTGTCAGCAGGGATTCTGGACCAGAGACCGACCAGGTCCAGAGCCTGGACCAGGGGATGGGGTTCACTTTGTGAATGTGAGTGACCAGATCAGGGGGCTGTCTGCCGGCCACAGTGTGCTGGTGTTTGTCCAGACTAATGGGAAGGTCTTCATCATTCGGACAAATGAGGCCAAGGACGGGAGGAGagtcagaggaaaacaga agtTTGTGAAGTGTGAAGAGAAGATTCAGGCAGTGAGCTGTGGTGATGATGTGGTCACACTGTTGTCTGACAGAGGGAAAGTTTTGTGTGTCGACACAACTCGCTCCCCTTTCAGCCCCAG gtCGCTGGAAATTTTTTGCAAATTCCCAGTTTCTCAAGTTGCTTGTGGGAGCCAGCATTCAGTCGCCCTGACCAGAG ATGGTCAGGTGTACACATGGGGCCAGGACTCAAGGGGCCAGCTGGGTCTGGGAAGAGAGAGGCCCAGCGCCAACTCACCACAACATGTCAAGTCTCTGTCAGCGGCCCCCCTGGTGCAGATCGCTGCAGGGGGAGAGCAGAGCTTcgccctctctgtctctggggCTGTGTTCGGCTGGGGCAGAAACGACCGGGGGCAGCTCGGACTGGGGGACGCAACAG acagaaacacaccaaCCCCTGTGGACTGCCTGAACAAGAAGAAAACTATCCACATTTCCTGTGGAAAGGATCACACAGCCATTTTTACAAAG GATGGTGCAGTGTTTACATTTGGCTCTGGTCAACACGGGCAGCTTGGGCACAATTCCTTCAGGGACGAGCTACGTCCTCGTCTTGTTGCAGAACTTTTGGGAGCAAAGGTCACCAAGATTTCATGTGGACG ACATCACACTTTAGTGTTGACAGACTCCATGAAGATCTATTCCTTTGGGTGTAGCGAGCAAGGGCAGCTGGGACGTGGAGACAAGGAGCACCCATCTGTGCCACTACCTGTTCAACTGCCACAAG ACAGCAGCGACGGTCCAAAAATTAGAAACATATTTGCAGGAGGAAACTGTTCTTTTGCAACGTGTGCATCTGATAAG GATGTTGATGAGAAgtcaaacactgacagctgcaaTGGTGTCACACAACATCGTCTTGATGACATGATTGACAGATGGACTTCTGAATGTGAGTCGGAGACTtggaaaaagataaaaca GGAAATCTACAGGAGTTTTTCTTCTGCATCCTGTTGGAATAAAAGCTTCCTTGAGCAAAG gaaagaaaagcatttcCAGACGTCTTCAAAGTACCCCGGCTTGAATTTGTTACATGCCAAACGTGCTTTCAAAAAGCTGGTCCAGAAAGATTGTGTGTTAGCAGAG GTAGAGGCTGCTGTCGTGCAGTTGCTTCAGTCCTTTAATAAGACACCAATGGGAGTGGAGGGCTTGAGGCTCATCCTTCTTCTCAACGAGCTTCTGTACGTGATCCAGAAGCACAAACGCCCGCAGAGCACCAAACTCACCGAGGCGTTTGCCGCTGCAGTGCTGAGCTTGTCTGCCGACAGACTTCAGGTCATAG GGGATTGGTGGTCGTCACTGTCAACCTCCACCATGCGTAattatgtgaatgtgtggaaGCAGGCCCTCACAGTCATCCTGTCCCTTACACCTGTTCCTCGCAACTCTGGAGTCAGAAATCTGCTGGTCGTCCTCCAGTACATGTACAAT GCCAACAGCAGGACTCCAGAATCTAAAAGGATTCCAGAGAGTGATTTCTTTTTGTCGATTGGCAATGAATTTCTGATGGATGAAGTTAAGCTCTGGAATTTTCAGTTggaaggaaaa CGTGCACCTGCTGAGCCACTCATCCTTTGCAGCTTTCCAATTGTGATGGAtctgcaaacaaagaaaagggtTTTTGACCTACACACTATGTATAGCCAG CTGAAAACAATCAGTTTTCCTCTGGAAGATTTCTTCTCACACTGGGCATGCAATCCTGAAGAAGCACTTCAACGTGTGTCATGTGAGCTACATCTGAAGAGAGTAACGATTTTGGATGACACCTTTCAAAAACTGGCTGATGTTGATCCAAGTGACTGGAAAAGACCACTTGCG GTCTATTTTGATGAGAATGGCACATATGACGCGGTCCACCTGAAAGACCTTTTTCATGAAGTCTTTCATGAGATGATGTCAGTTGAATGTAAGATGTTCATGTTCAACCACTCAAAGACGCTGGCATGGTTCTCCTCCAGA CTGGCACAGGAGGACCAGAGGTACTTCCTGTGTGGGGTTCTGTGTGGATTGGCCTTTTACAATCACTGCATCATACACTTACCCTTCCCGATGGCTCTGTTCAAGAAGCTGCTTGGTATGAATCCTTCACTGGAGGATATGATGGAGTTCAGCCCCCAAGTTGGAAA GACTCTGCAGTCCATCCTGGAAGACTACACAGACGCTGAAATAAACGAACTGGATATGGACCATTTG ATCGTCTGGGATGAGACAGAAGTTGACCTTGATCCTCAACAACCTGAAAAGCCAGTGACAGGTCAAAATAA GAAGGAGTTTGTAGATGCTTATGTGAATTACGCGTTCAACACATCGGTGGAGAATGTGTTCAGCGAGTTCAAGCGCGGCTTCTTTCAATTGTGGGATCCAAATTTGTTGAAGCTGTTCCAGCCAAAGGAGCTTAAAGAGGTGCTGGTGGGCAAAGACTTCTATGACTGGGAGAGGCTGAAAAAG AACACTAAGTATGACAGAGGATACCATGTTGATCATCCCAACATCCGGATGTTTTGGGAGGTTTTCGATGAACTAACTGAGGATCAGAAGAAGACCTTCCTTT GGTTCCTCACAGGGTTTGAGAAGGTGCCTATTCTCCATCTGGAAACCATCGCGATGACAATCAGAGTTAAACAGCGcaaagatgaggatgaagaagacgAAGACCATTTCTACCCCGAGACCCATACATGTTTCTCTTATCTGGATCTGCCCTTGTACTCAACCAGAGATATCATGAAAACCAAACTGGCTGAGGTCCTGAGGAAGAGAGGAATCAACAAGTGA
- the LOC115056821 gene encoding LOW QUALITY PROTEIN: probable E3 ubiquitin-protein ligase HERC3 (The sequence of the model RefSeq protein was modified relative to this genomic sequence to represent the inferred CDS: substituted 1 base at 1 genomic stop codon) — protein sequence MFSWGEDFHQGFRTRPGPTVATEAGVRFLNISYQIRNLSAGHRELAFIKTQGEAFIIRTHGGRKQKFVKCEEKIRAVCCGNNVVTLLSDGGSVFCVDATQTPLIPRPLEIFCKFPVSQVACGSQHSVALTRDGQVYTWGQDSRGQLGLGRERPSANSPQHVKSLSAAPLVQIAAGGEQSFALSVSGAVFGWGRNDRGQLGLGDATDRQTPTPVHCLNMKKIIHVSSGMDHTAVLAKDGDVFTFGSSQYGQLGHDSLSDELHPRLVADHWKSKVAKIACGWHHTIVLTDSGRVFSFGRGEQGQLGREANNPSVPLPVKLPPDGDNPRIRNIYAGANCSFATCTANEVRIPTHTTCIYLFFKPNVELSGVFLFFXEEISQYCLDGMIDRWSACDSKSWKIVKQEIHKMFSSASCLNQSFLDRSQDKHFQTSSECSGLDLSLAKCGFQKLLKRHDVFSEVEAALLHLLPSLDVNPLGVEELRLFLLLHELLHLMQTDNRSMGTELAKAVSAALLRLSDENLQVIGAWWASLSIRSRCQYIKVWKNSLSDILRVLPDFHNPTVQNLLLVLRLMYTVNKGTEGHQRFPEKVFSVEIDQFTLTDEVQRLRLASVNKDLNNQPFILHDFPFVMDLYSKTKAFEINARLTQQEYANAVPGARNFELNVRRAFLLEDTFTGLAAADHTAYKKFLVVYFDGNPKNTQVNRRDLFHHFFRHLLSAKSEMFMLNDSERLAWFTPRAGEEDKKYFFLFGVLCGLALHNTCLMDLHFPLVLFKKLLGVEPTLEDLKEFSPVVAKNLQYVLDNEEDLEGLDQEFNIHWDGMDVDLDPQNPGKLLTSENKKEFVDAAVTYAFNTSVETVFREFERGFFVVCDREWVKLFQPKELQGVLVGKDSYDWVKFKQNTVYYFPYCDGHPTIKMFWEIFDLLTEEKKKDFLLFVTGFRKAPIFGMDKVQMQVTFLPVQSSSIDHHRPEALTCYNMLQLPAYSAKDVMRDQLLEALKPDKGFST from the exons atgttttcatgggGAGAGGACTTTCATCAGGGCTTCAGGACCAGACCTGGCCCGACTGTTGCTACAGAGGCTGGAGTTCGCTTCTTAAACATCAGCTACCAGATCAGGAACCTGTCAGCAGGTCACAGGGAGCTGGCTTTCATCAAAACTCAGGGAGAGGCATTCATCATCCGCACACATGGAGGAAGGAAACAGA AGTTTGTGAAGTGTGAAGAGAAGATTCGGGCAGTGTGTTGTGGTAATAATGTGGTCACACTGTTATCTGACGGTGGTTCAGTTTTCTGTGTCGACGCAACTCAAACTCCTCTCATCCCAAG gCCGCTGGAAATTTTTTGCAAATTCCCAGTTTCTCAAGTTGCTTGTGGGAGCCAGCATTCAGTCGCCCTGACCAGAG ATGGTCAGGTGTACACATGGGGCCAGGACTCAAGGGGCCAGCTGGGTCTGGGAAGAGAGAGGCCCAGCGCCAACTCACCACAACATGTCAAGTCTCTGTCAGCGGCCCCCCTGGTGCAGATCGCTGCAGGGGGAGAGCAGAGCTTcgccctctctgtctctggggCTGTGTTCGGCTGGGGCAGAAACGACCGGGGGCAGCTCGGACTGGGGGACGCAACAg ACAGACAAACACCGACTCCTGTTCATTGCCTGAATATGAAGAAAATCATTCACGTTTCCAGCGGAATGGACCACACAGCTGTTTTAGCGAAG GATGGGGACGTGTTTACATTTGGCTCCAGTCAATATGGACAACTTGGCCATGACTCACTCAGCGATGAACTCCATCCTCGGCTTGTTGCAGATCACTGGAAGTCAAAGGTCGCCAAGATTGCATGTGGATG GCATCACACAATAGTGCTGACAGACTCTGGCAGGGTTTTCTCTTTTGGCCGTGGAGAGCAGGGGCAGCTGGGACGTGAAGCAAATAATCCATCTGTGCCACTTCCTGTTAAACTGCCCCCAG ATGGTGATAATCCCAGAATTCGAAACATCTACGCAGGAGCAAACTGCTCTTTTGCAACGTGCACAGCAAATGAGGTCCGAATACCAACACACACTACCTgcatttacttattttttaaaccaaatgttGAGCtttctggtgtgtttttgtttttctaggAAGAAATATCACAGTACTGTCTTGATGGGATGATTGACAGATGGTCTGCTTGTGATTCAAAATCCTGGAAAATCGTGAAACA GGAAATCCACAAGATGTTTTCTTCTGCGTCCTGTTTGAATCAGAGTTTTCTGGACCGGAG ccaAGATAAACATTTCCAGACCTCCTCGGAGTGCTCTGGTTTAGACCTGTCTCTTGCGAAATGTGGTTTTCAGAAGCTTTTAAAGAGGCATGACGTTTTTTCAGAG GTCGAAGCTGCTCTTCTGCACTTACTTCCCTCCCTTGATGTGAATCCGCTGGgagtggaggagctgaggcTCTTCCTGCTTCTGCACGAGCTTCTGCATTTGATGCAGACAGACAATCGCTCGATGGGCACAGAACTCGCTAAGGCTGTTTCTGCTGCCTTGCTGAGACTGTCTGATGAAAACCTCCAGGTCATAG GGGCCTGGTGGGCCTCCCTGTCGATCCGCAGCAGGTGTCAATACATTAAGGTGTGGAAAAACTCTCTGTCAGACATCTTGCGTGTTCTGCCCGATTTTCACAACCCCACAGTCCAAAATCTGCTGCTCGTCCTCCGACTCATGTACACT GTCAACAAGGGGACAGAAGGACATCAGAGATTCCCGGAAAAAGTGTTTTCTGTGGAAATTGATCAGTTCACTCTGACAGATGAAGTGCAGCGTCTGCGTTTAGCATCAGTTAACAAG GATCTGAATAATCAGCCATTTATCCTACATGACTTCCCATTTGTGATGGATCTGTACTCAAAGACCAAGGCCTTTGAAATCAATGCTAGGTTAACACAG cAAGAATATGCAAATGCTGTACCTGGTGCTCGAAACTTCGAACTGAATGTGAGGCGAGCATTTCTTTTGGAAGACACCTTCACCggactggctgctgctgatcaCACTGCCTACAAGAAATTTCTTGTG GTCTATTTTGATGGAAACCCGAAGAACACACAAGTCAACAGAAGAGACTTATTTCACCACTTCTTTCGTCACCTATTGTCAGCTAAATCTGAGATGTTCATGTTGAATGACTCAGAGAGATTGGCATGGTTCACACCCAGG gcaggagaggaggacaaGAAATACTTTTTCCTGTTTGGGGTTTTGTGTGGATTGGCTTTGCACAACACGTGCTTGATGGACTTGCACTTCCCTCTGGTTCTGTTCAAGAAGCTGCTCGGTGTCGAGCCGACACTGGAGGACCTGAAGGAGTTCAGCCCAGTTGTTGCAAA GAATCTGCAGTACGTTTTGGACAACGAAGAAGACCTAGAGGGCCTCGACCAAGAGTTTAAC ATCCACTGGGACGGGATGGACGTCGACCTCGATCCCCAAAATCCTGGAAAGTTACTGACAAGTGAAAATAA GAAGGAGTTTGTTGACGCCGCCGTGACGTACGCCTTCAACACATCAGTTGAGACGGTGTTTCGAGAGTTTGAGCGAGGCTTCTTTGTGGTGTGCGACAGAGAATGGGTGAAGCTTTTTCAGCCGAAGGAGCTTCAGGGAGTCCTGGTGGGCAAAGATAGCTATGACTGGGTCAAGTTCAAGCAG AACACggtttattattttccataCTGTGATGGCCATCCCACCATAAAGATGTTTTGGGAGATCTTTGACCTTCtaactgaagaaaagaagaaagatttcCTTC TGTTTGTGACCGGTTTTAGGAAGGCTCCTATTTTCGGTATGGACAAGGTCCAGATGCAGGTTACCTTCCTGCCAGTCCAGAGCAGCTCCATCGATCATCACCGTCCTGAAGCTCTGACATGTTACAATATGCTGCAGCTGCCTGCGTATTCAGCCAAGGACGTCATGAGAGACCAACTGTTAGAGGCCCTGAAACCAGACAAAGGATTTTCAACATGA